Proteins encoded together in one Spodoptera frugiperda isolate SF20-4 chromosome 15, AGI-APGP_CSIRO_Sfru_2.0, whole genome shotgun sequence window:
- the LOC126911440 gene encoding uncharacterized protein LOC126911440 yields the protein MSTEDVGDTRCRVAGLECLKLSSEATANNAEAWRKWWQRLELYLLASGLDRSEEKRKVAILLHSIGPKGLEIFNTFNISLDEAKIEDVKVRFDLYFEPRKNLTMCRYMFFTRRQAKSESIDDFITDLEIKSQDCEFGTLRESMIRDIFIANMHMDLSHIRQRLLQEPNLTYERMRELAKTLIVAQQDADNMTNKSIVEDGEKVMQLRQRSGGRRVCRQRASSQTPHRATWKSPSPMRQSASTCGRCGQSHRTKCPAIGVQCRSCNSFGHYAKFCYKNKQVRQLHSSTSTKSIQNDKFVGILNSQSSQNHLSHLQTQSHSQPQKQSKSQSYSQTPVKSHSHTSHISQNKNSPSLVNLHDDNAYCTERLHRHNKNSLTSQSLNKNSPISQISRNKNSQSAHFNDHHYHCYTNKSPSVSRKTINNNKNSHSLGQGHVNYNKSNKNSQSVNKSHNTHFQNINHHKYTKKSHHCQSNVSNSASETNNHNMHSNIPNVASHLNNLNQQISHVKGNSVSENHYSGSSWKINLHVGNRKINCVIDSGADVNVLSVKNFKFLNLSKSQIDKCHVNVTGFGGNNIPILGKVNLKCNLNIENRNICENIVFIVANILCPTVLGLPTCEKLGSWMSTPSLSSETQAWCSSVY from the exons atgtctaccgAAGACGTCGGCGACACGAGGTGCCGTGTGGCCGGTCTGGAGTGTCTTAAGTTGTCGTCGGAGGCAACCGCGAACAACGCGGAGGCGTGGAGGAAATGGTGGCAGCGACTGGAGCTGTATCTGCTGGCATCAGGTTTAGACAGGTCGGAGGAGAAGCGGAAGGTGGCCATTCTGCTTCACAGTATTGGCCCTAAAGGTCTCGAAATCTTCAATACCTTTAACATCAGCCTGGATGAAGCCAAAATAGAAGACGTCAAGGTCAGATTCGACCTGTACTTTGAGCCACGTAAGAATCTTACCATGTGCAGGTACATGTTTTTTACGAGGAGGCAAGCTAAATCCGAAAGCATCGACGATTTTATCACCGATCTGGAGATAAAGAGCCAGGATTGCGAGTTCGGAACCCTGCGCGAGTCCATGATCCGGGATATTTTCATCGCCAACATGCACATGGATTTGTCACACATCCGGCAAAGGCTGTTGCAAGAGCCCAACCTCACCTATGAGAGGATGCGAGAGTTGGCGAAAACCCTAATTGTCGCACAGCAGGATGCAGACAACATGACAAACAAGTCCATCGTCGAAGACGGCGAGAAGGTGATGCAACTGCGTCAAAGGAGCGGCGGTCGACGAGTCTGTCGACAGCGTGCTTCAAGTCAAACGCCACATCGGGCCACGTGGAAGTCTCCCAGTCCGATGAGGCAGTCAGCATCAACGTGTGGTCGCTGTGGGCAGTCTCATCGAACGAAGTGCCCAGCGATCGGAGTACAATGCAGGTCATGTAACTCATTTGGTCATTATGCTAAgttttgctataaaaataaacaagtcagACAGTTGCATTCATCAACTTCCACAAAGTCGATACAAAATGATAAATTTGTAGGAATTTTAAACAGTCAGTCGAGTCAAAATCATCTTAGTCATTTACAAACACAGTCACACAGTCAGCCACAAAAACAGTCAAAAAGTCAGTCATATAGTCAAACACCAGTCAAATCGCACTCACACACCAGTCATAtaagtcaaaacaaaaatagtccAAGTCTAGTTAATCTCCATGATGACAATGCTTATTGCACTGAGAGATTACAccgtcataataaaaacagtcttacaagtcaaagtcttaataaaaatagtcctATAAGTCAAATAagtcgaaataaaaatagtcaaagtGCTCACTTTAatgatcatcattatcattgctacactaataaaagtccgtccgtcagtcgtaagacaataaataacaataaaaacagtcaTAGTCTAGGTCAAGGACatgttaattacaataaatccAATAAGAACAGTCAGTCCGTCAATAAGTCACATAATACACACTTCcaaaacattaatcaccacaagTACACTAAGAAGTCACATCATTGTCAGTCAAATGTAAGTAATTCAGCATCAGAAACAAATAATCACAACATGCATTCAAATATACCAAACGTAGCATCtcatctaaataatttaaatcaacaaattaGTCATGTCAAGGGTAATTCAGTTTCAGAAAATCATTATTCAGGTAGTTCATGGAAAATAAATTTACATGTGGGTAaccgaaaaataaattgtgtcatAGACTCAGGCGCAGATGTAAATGTCTTATCTGTCAAAAACTTCAAATTTCTTAATCTGTCAAAGTCACAAATTGATAAATGTCATGTAAATGTCACAGGATTTGGTGGCAATAACATTCCAATTCTaggcaaagtaaatttaaaatgtaatttaaacattgaaaatagaaatatttgtgaaaacaTAGTGTTCATTGTAGCAAATATACTATGTCCAACTGTCTTAGGTCTTCCCACTTGTgaaaaattag GGTCTTGGATGTCTACCCCCAGTCTGTCATCTGAAACTCAAGCCTGGTGCAGTTCCGTGTATTGA